One genomic segment of Lampris incognitus isolate fLamInc1 chromosome 2, fLamInc1.hap2, whole genome shotgun sequence includes these proteins:
- the hoxc13a gene encoding homeobox protein Hox-C13a, translating to MTTSLVLHPRWADTLMYVYEKSPNENNQNKSQTMEGLSGNCPATHCRDLMSHPALGRHSGTIATHQGSVYSDISSPDTGRQCPAPQTSSSASLSYGYPFGNPYYGCRLSHSHNVNLQQKPCSYHPAEKYAEPSTALPTEELSSRAKEFAFYPSFASSYQAVPGYLDVSVVPGISAHPEPRHDALIPMEGYQHWALSNGWDGQVYCSKEQTQSTHLWKSPFPDVVPLQPEVSSYRRGRKKRVPYTKIQLKELEKEYAASKFITKDKRRRISAATNLSERQVTIWFQNRRVKEKKFVSKSKTSNHMHAT from the exons ATGACGACTTCGCTGGTTCTGCATCCACGCTGGGCGGACACCTTGATGTACGTTTATGAAAAAAGCCCGAATGAAAATAATCAGAATAAAAGCCAAACAATGGAGGGATTGAGCGGTAATTGCCCCGCGACCCACTGCAGGGACCTGATGTCGCACCCTGCGCTGGGACGACATTCTGGCACCATAGCGACCCACCAGGGCTCCGTCTACTCGGATATTTCCTCTCCAGATACCGGACGACAGTGCCCCGCACCCCAGACGTCGTCGAGTGCTTCTCTGAGCTACGGTTACCCGTTTGGAAACCCTTATTACGGTTGCAGATTGTCTCATTCCCACAACGTGAACTTGCAGCAGAAGCCTTGCTCGTACCACCCTGCAGAGAAATATGCCGAGCCCAGCACAGCGTTGCCCACGGAAGAACTGTCTAGCAGGGCGAAAGAGTTTGCCTTCTACCCCAGTTTTGCTAGCTCCTACCAAGCCGTGCCGGGATATCTCGACGTCTCGGTGGTACCCGGCATTAGCGCGCATCCAGAACCGCGGCACGACGCCTTGATTCCAATGGAGGGCTATCAGCACTGGGCTCTGTCCAATGGCTGGGATGGGCAGGTGTACTGTTCCAAAGAGCAAACGCAGTCCACTCATCTTTGGAAATCACCCTTTCCAG ATGTCGTGCCACTGCAGCCTGAGGTCAGCAGCTACCGCCGAGGGCGCAAGAAACGTGTTCCCTACACCAAGATCCAGCTGAAGGAGCTGGAGAAAGAGTACGCAGCGAGCAAGTTCATCACCAAAGACAAGAGAAGACGTATCTCGGCCGCGACCAACCTTTCAGAGCGCCAAGTGACCATTTGGTTTCAGAATCGACGAGTCAAGGAAAAGAAATTCGTCAGCAA